Part of the Saccharomonospora amisosensis genome is shown below.
TGCTCCGTTCGCTCGCTGGCGACCGCGTGGATGTCGCGCTCGCGCAGCACCAGGTAGGAGGTGCCCTGGACCTCGACCTCCAGTTGCTCCTCCGCGTTGAACAGCACTCGGTCGCCGACCTTGACGTTGCGCACGTTGTTTCCCACGCCAAGCACGTTGCCCCACGAAAGGCGCCGCGCCACCTGCGCCGTCGCCGGAATCACGATGCCGCCAGTGCTGCGCCGCTC
Proteins encoded:
- a CDS encoding GroES family chaperonin; the encoded protein is MNRVSEPNTAGNAGPLQTDAKLEIQMLHDRVLVRIPQDDGERRSTGGIVIPATAQVARRLSWGNVLGVGNNVRNVKVGDRVLFNAEEQLEVEVQGTSYLVLRERDIHAVASERTEHGTGLYL